Proteins found in one Gigantopelta aegis isolate Gae_Host chromosome 12, Gae_host_genome, whole genome shotgun sequence genomic segment:
- the LOC121386681 gene encoding kelch-like protein 2, with protein sequence MDNNRSTTLLKNIHEEIVKGSLNDIDIVCDDGQTTGSRLVLAALSPYFRAMLTSDMTESRTGVLHLPSVSLSVFENILKMQLCGVDLVNEDNCIQILDAAEMMQLDDVKDLCHRYLQQWLELTPENCLHWWGLMNRYGFSDLTGRVFAYLTDNLAAFIDTENLIQLSKAELLEVLSKDDLKCKEDTVVRAVMTWIEANNPDDDDVTAMFEALHLDIVDPQVLIDEVVFSSIVSKNSSVRGMIQRILHTYQPRISPTRSNSRFISKRADVYVLHRHENSLLSLFSPDGTWVNLPSAPVNHGYWYSAVILGEKIYITGCQTKSKCTLVYDICRKAWQTGPELVYGRCFHCMTALDERLYVIGGQGTNTIEEMGESATQWHVVGDLNQNREHAFAVTVNGVIMVMGGRTESVGSNLVQCFNTTTRIVYSLMSRLPCCSRMLRGSVHLPDVYLLDYDGNVMHVEITETDGKIRIDTKSTVKWESFGYCYGVVYRNGSLLCFNNDGVRKFNIGDGKEEKGIFPKSPRHDHVYDVLSLESSIIARTN encoded by the coding sequence ATGGACAACAACAGATCCACAACTCTGCTCAAAAACATTCACGAAGAAATAGTCAAGGGATCTTTGAACGACATTGACATTGTCTGCGATGACGGCCAAACAACCGGAAGTCGCCTCGTCCTGGCGGCACTCTCGCCGTACTTCCGGGCGATGCTTACGTCAGACATGACGGAGAGTAGGACGGGCGTCCTTCACCTTCCATCGGTGTCTCTGTCGGTGTTTGAGAACATTCTCAAGATGCAGCTGTGCGGAGTGGATCTGGTGAACGAGGACAACTGCATCCAGATTCTTGACGCAGCAGAGATGATGCAGCTCGATGACGTCAAAGACCTCTGTCATCGGTATCTGCAACAATGGCTCGAGCTGACTCCGGAAAACTGTCTCCACTGGTGGGGATTGATGAACCGCTACGGGTTCTCCGATCTCACTGGCCGAGTCTTCGCCTACTTGACGGACAACCTGGCTGCGTTCATTGATACGGAGAATCTGATTCAGCTTTCAAAGGCAGAGCTGCTGGAGGTCCTTTCGAAGGACGATTTGAAGTGCAAGGAGGACACGGTCGTCAGAGCCGTCATGACGTGGATCGAGGCCAACAATCCGGATgatgatgacgtcacggccaTGTTCGAGGCGCTGCACTTGGATATAGTTGATCCGCAGGTGCTGATAGACGAAGTGGTGTTTTCGAGCATCGTTTCCAAAAACAGCTCCGTCCGCGGTATGATACAGAGGATATTGCACACGTACCAGCCGAGGATATCGCCGACTCGCTCCAACAGCCGATTCATATCGAAGAGAGCCGACGTTTACGTCCTCCACCGACACGAAAACTCCCTCCTTTCGCTCTTCTCCCCGGACGGAACGTGGGTGAACCTGCCGTCTGCCCCAGTGAATCATGGGTACTGGTATTCTGCTGTCATACTTGGGGAGAAGATTTACATCACGGGCTGCCAGACGAAGTCCAAGTGCACGCTCGTTTACGACATCTGCCGGAAAGCGTGGCAGACGGGCCCCGAACTCGTTTACGGCCGCTGCTTCCACTGCATGACCGCGTTGGATGAGAGACTGTACGTGATTGGCGGACAGGGCACGAACACGATAGAGGAGATGGGAGAGAGCGCCACCCAGTGGCACGTCGTCGGGGACCTCAACCAGAACCGCGAGCACGCGTTCGCTGTCACCGTCAATGGTGTCATCATGGTGATGGGCGGGCGTACGGAGTCCGTGGGTTCGAATCTGGTCCAGTGCTTCAACACGACCACTCGTATCGTCTACAGTCTCATGTCTCGTTTGCCCTGCTGTTCGAGGATGCTGAGGGGATCGGTCCATCTGCCGGACGTCTATCTCCTTGACTACGACGGAAACGTCATGCACGTCGAGATCACGGAGACCGACGGAAAGATCCGGATTGACACGAAGTCGACGGTGAAATGGGAATCGTTCGGCTACTGCTACGGCGTCGTGTACCGGAACGGGAGTTTGCTGTGTTTCAACAACGACGGCGTCAGGAAGTTCAACATCGGCGACGGCAAAGAGGAGAAAGGCATTTTTCCTAAGTCGCCTAGGCACGACCATGTGTATGACGTCTTGTCATTGGAGTCATCAATCATAGCCAGGACAAATTAA